From Mycteria americana isolate JAX WOST 10 ecotype Jacksonville Zoo and Gardens chromosome 4, USCA_MyAme_1.0, whole genome shotgun sequence, one genomic window encodes:
- the MMAA gene encoding methylmalonic aciduria type A protein, mitochondrial isoform X1: protein MPLVLLIPNKMKIPSLLLRFPRCYFSRRTYFMNFHFTSRADFLCIESLMPMHRYRTKWICSSNSLRRELCQQVAPDQQIEGLSDKEQRLADRLYNGLIQGHRACLAEAITLVESTQSRKKKIAQVLLQKVLSYHREQEKLNQGKPLAFRVGLSGPPGAGKSTFIECFGKMLTERKYKVSVLAVDPSSSTSGGSLLGDKTRMTELSRDMNAYIRPSPTRGTLGGVTRTTNEAILLCEGGGYDVVLVETVGVGQSEFAVADMVDMFILLLPPAGGDELQGIKRGIIEMADLVAINKADGDLVVPARRIQAEYVSAMKLLRKRSKVWRPKVMRISAKTGEGISDMWDKMTEFRDLMLTSGELIAKRRKQQKVWMWNLIQENMLEHFRSHLAVKDKIPLLEEKVLSGVLSPGLAADLLLKAFKDGL, encoded by the exons ATGCCTCTGGTACTTTTAATTCCAAACAAGATGAAGATCCCCTCTTTGCTGCTGAGATTCCCTCGTTGTTATTTCTCTAGAAGAACTTACTTCATGAACTTTCACTTCACTTCCAGAGCAGATTTCTTGTGCATTGAATCTCTTATGCCAATGCACCGCTATCGTACAAAGTGGATATGTTCATCAAACAGTTTGAGGAGGGAGCTGTGTCAACAAGTGGCCCCTGACCAGCAAATAGAGGGACTTTCTGACAAAGAACAAAGACTCGCAGACAGACTTTACAATGGACTAATCCAGGGTCATAGAGCCTGTTTAGCAGAAGCTATTACACTTGTAGAATCAACTCAgagtaggaagaagaaaatagccCAGGTGCTCCTTCAGAAGGTATTATCCTACCACAGGGAACAAGAAAAGTTAAATCAAGGAAAGCCACTTGCCTTTAGAGTGG GGTTATCTGGTCCTCCTGGTGCGGGGAAATCGACtttcatagaatgctttgggaaaatgcttacagaaagaaaatacaaagtgtCTGTGTTGGCTGTAGACCCTTCCTCTAGTACAAGTGGTG GTTCTCTATTGGGTGATAAAACACGGATGACTGAGTTGTCAAGAGACATGAATGCATACATCAGACCATCTCCAACCAGAGGGACACTGGGAGGTGTAACAAGGACCACAAATGAAGCCATTCTGCTGTGTGAAGGGGGAGGCTATGATGTTGTTCTTGTGGAAACAGTAG GTGTGGGACAGTCAGAATTTGCTGTGGCTGATATGGTTGATATGTTTATATTACTGCTACCACCTGCAGGTGGAGATGAATTACag GGTATCAAACGGGGTATAATCGAGATGGCAGATCTAGTTGCTATAAATAAAGCTGATGGTGATTTAGTTGTGCCTGCACGGAGAATACAAGCTGAATATGTTAGTGCTATGAAGCTGCTTCGCAAACGTTCAAAAGTTTGGAGACCAAAG GTAATGCGCATCTCTGCCAAAACTGGAGAAGGTATCTCGGATATGTGGGATAAAATGACAGAATTTCGTGACCTCATGCTCACAAGTGGTGAGTTGATTGCCAAACGACGGAAACAGCAGAAAGTGTGGATGTGGAATCTCATCCAAGAAAATATGTTGGAACACTTCCGGAGTCACTTGGCAGTCAAGGATAAGATTCCACTTCTAGAAGAAAAAGTTCTTAGTGGTGTCTTGTCTCCTGGGCTGGCAGCCGACCTGCTACTGAAAGCATTCAAAGATGGTCTCTAA
- the MMAA gene encoding methylmalonic aciduria type A protein, mitochondrial isoform X2 — protein sequence MPLVLLIPNKMKIPSLLLRFPRCYFSRRTYFMNFHFTSRADFLCIESLMPMHRYRTKWICSSNSLRRELCQQVAPDQQIEGLSDKEQRLADRLYNGLIQGHRACLAEAITLVESTQSRKKKIAQVLLQKVLSYHREQEKLNQGKPLAFRVGLSGPPGAGKSTFIECFGKMLTERKYKVSVLAVDPSSSTSGGSLLGDKTRMTELSRDMNAYIRPSPTRGTLGGVTRTTNEAILLCEGGGYDVVLVETVGVGQSEFAVADMVDMFILLLPPAGGDELQGIKRGIIEMADLVAINKADGDLVVPARRIQAEYVSAMKLLRKRSKVWRPKVCHMKHCAKPALLPMISVLSYNLFTTRPITNISSGNAHLCQNWRRYLGYVG from the exons ATGCCTCTGGTACTTTTAATTCCAAACAAGATGAAGATCCCCTCTTTGCTGCTGAGATTCCCTCGTTGTTATTTCTCTAGAAGAACTTACTTCATGAACTTTCACTTCACTTCCAGAGCAGATTTCTTGTGCATTGAATCTCTTATGCCAATGCACCGCTATCGTACAAAGTGGATATGTTCATCAAACAGTTTGAGGAGGGAGCTGTGTCAACAAGTGGCCCCTGACCAGCAAATAGAGGGACTTTCTGACAAAGAACAAAGACTCGCAGACAGACTTTACAATGGACTAATCCAGGGTCATAGAGCCTGTTTAGCAGAAGCTATTACACTTGTAGAATCAACTCAgagtaggaagaagaaaatagccCAGGTGCTCCTTCAGAAGGTATTATCCTACCACAGGGAACAAGAAAAGTTAAATCAAGGAAAGCCACTTGCCTTTAGAGTGG GGTTATCTGGTCCTCCTGGTGCGGGGAAATCGACtttcatagaatgctttgggaaaatgcttacagaaagaaaatacaaagtgtCTGTGTTGGCTGTAGACCCTTCCTCTAGTACAAGTGGTG GTTCTCTATTGGGTGATAAAACACGGATGACTGAGTTGTCAAGAGACATGAATGCATACATCAGACCATCTCCAACCAGAGGGACACTGGGAGGTGTAACAAGGACCACAAATGAAGCCATTCTGCTGTGTGAAGGGGGAGGCTATGATGTTGTTCTTGTGGAAACAGTAG GTGTGGGACAGTCAGAATTTGCTGTGGCTGATATGGTTGATATGTTTATATTACTGCTACCACCTGCAGGTGGAGATGAATTACag GGTATCAAACGGGGTATAATCGAGATGGCAGATCTAGTTGCTATAAATAAAGCTGATGGTGATTTAGTTGTGCCTGCACGGAGAATACAAGCTGAATATGTTAGTGCTATGAAGCTGCTTCGCAAACGTTCAAAAGTTTGGAGACCAAAG GTGTGCCACATGAAACACTGTGCAAAGCCGGCCCTGCTCCCCATGATTTCTGTCCTGAGCTACAATCTCTTCACTACCAGACCTATTACTAACATCAGTAGTG GTAATGCGCATCTCTGCCAAAACTGGAGAAGGTATCTCGGATATGTGGGATAA